The Desmodus rotundus isolate HL8 chromosome 3, HLdesRot8A.1, whole genome shotgun sequence genome includes a region encoding these proteins:
- the MAP7D1 gene encoding MAP7 domain-containing protein 1 isoform X6 — protein sequence MENGPQAEPGAGAPSAVAARSPPEPRPSPEGDPSPPPPPPPSISALIPDTPPDTPPAMKNATHSKQLPLEPERPPGPLGPRPAPQQEESPFSEVKIRRPTPPATGPRDSRPPRRSSQPSPTAGPASDSPSAKQDVKKAGERHKLAKERREERAKYLAAKKAVWLEKEEKAKALREKQLQERRRRLEEQRIKAEQRRAALEERQRQKLEKNKERYEAAIQRSVKKTWAEIRQQRWSWAGALHHSSPGRKTNRSLQLSAWESSIVDRLMTPTLSFLARSRSAVTLPRNGRDQAVPVCPRSASASPLMPPCSAPRSSMHRCTPSSGERGERRKPSSVGSPAPAHRRPQASPVQKKEKKDKERENEKEKSALARERNLKKRQSLPASPRPRLSAGAASELSPKSKARPSSPSTSWHRPASPCPSPGPNHALPPKPPSPRGTTASPKGRVRRKDEAKENPSAAGHEDKNQSKGKASEEKEPAVPSSPAPSPVPSPTPAQPQKEQPTADIPADTAVLTSAPVAVSPATPSKPMAGTTDREEATRLLAEKRRQAREQREREEQERKLQAERDKRMREEQLALEAEARAEREAEARRREEQEAREKAQAEQEEQERLQKQKEEAEARSREEAERQRLEREKHFQREEQERQERKKRLEEIMKRTRKSEAAETKKPDRKEANTNNSSPDPVKAGEPRSPGLQKEAMQKEELAPQEPQWSLPSKESPGPLVNGLQPLPAHQENGYSPKGPTGDKSLGRTAEALLPFAETEAFLKKAVVQPPQVTEVL from the exons ATGGAGAACGGCCCACAAGCAGAGCCGGGTGCCGGCGCACCCTCAG CTGTGGCAGCCAGGAGCCCCCCAGAGCCAAGACCTTCTCCAGAGGGTgacccctcaccaccaccaccgccgccGCCATCGATATCAGCCCTCATCCCAGACACTCCCCCGGATACCCCTCCAGCCATGAAGAATGCCACTCACTCTAAGCAGCTCCCACTGGAACCAGAACGCCCCCCAGGGCCACTCGGGCCTAGACCAGCCCCTCAGCAGGAAGAGTCCCCTTTCTCAGAAGTGAAGATCAGGAGACCCACCCCACCAGCCACAGGCCCGCGGGATTCCAGGCCTCCTCGGAGGAGCAGCCAGCCATCCCCAACGGCAGGTCCAGCCTCTGACAGCCCTTCTGCCAAACAAG ATGTgaagaaggcaggagagagacaCAAGCTGGCAAAGGAGCGGCGAGAAGAGCGGGCCAAGTACCTGG CGGCCAAGAAGGCAGTATggctggagaaggaggagaaggccAAAGCACTGCGGGAGAAGCAGCTCCAGGAGCGCCGGCGGCGGCTGGAGGAGCAGCGGATCAAAGCCGAGCAGCGCCGAGCGGCTCTGGAGGAGCGGCAGCGACAGAAGCTCGAGAAAAACAAG GAGCGCTATGAAGCAGCCATCCAGCGGTCagtgaagaaaacatgggcagaaaTCCGGCAGCAGCGCTGGTCCTGGGCAGGGGCCCTGCACCACAGCTCCCCAGGACGTAAGACCA ATCGAAGCCTACAGCTGAGTGCTTGGGAGAGCAGCATCGTGGACCGTCTCATGACGcccaccctctccttcctggCACGGAGTCGCAGTGCAGTCACACTGCCCCGCAATGGCCGGGACCAGG CCGTGCCGGTGTGCCCGCGCTCGGCCTCTGCCAGCCCCCTGATGCCGCCATGCAGCGCCCCCCGCAGCAGCATGCACCGCTGCACCCCCTCCTCCGGGGAGCGTGGGGAGCGCCGCAAGCCCAGCTCAGTGGgcagccctgcccccgcccaccGCAGGCCCCAGGCCTCCCCG GtgcagaaaaaggagaagaaggacaAGGAGCGGGAAAATGAGAAGGAGAAGAGTGCTCTGGCCCGGGAGCGCAACCTTAAGAAGCGTCAGTCACTGCCTGCCTCTCCACGCCCGCGCCTCTCTGCTGGTGCAGCCTCTGAACTCAG tCCCAAGTCTAAGGCCCGGCCGTCCTCTCCCTCCACATCCTGGCAcaggcctgcctctccctgccccagcccgggGCCCAACCATGCTCTGCCCCCAAAACCACCATCCCCCCGAGGCACCACTGCATCACCCAAGGGGCGGGTTCGGAGGAAGGATGAGGCAAAGGAGAACCCCAGTGCGGCAGGACACGAGGACAAGAACCAGAGCAAGGGCAAGGCCAGCGAAGAGAAGGAGCCTGCAGtcccatcctcaccagcaccctCACCTGTGccctcacccaccccagcccagccccagaagGAACAGCCCACAGCCGACATCCCTGCAG ATACTGCTGTCCTGACCTCAGCCCCAGTGGCCGTCTCCCCAGCCACCCCTAGCAAACCCATGGCCGGCACCACAGACCGAGAAGAGGCTACGCGGCTCCTGGCTGAGAAGCGGCGCCAGGCTCGTGAGCAGCGGGAGCGCGAGGAACAGGAGCGGAAGCTGCAGGCCGAAAGGGACAA GCGAATGCGAGAGGAGCAGCTGGCTCTGGAGGCTGAGGCCCGGgctgagagggaggcagaggcccgGAGGCGGGAGGAGCAGGAGGCCCGAGAAAAGGCGCAGGCcgagcaggaggagcaggagcgGCTGCAGAAGCAG AAAGAGGAGGCCGAAGCTCGGTCCCGGGAAGAGGCAGAACGGCAGCGTCTGGAGCGGGAAAAGCACTTCCAGCGGGAGGAGCAGGAGCGGCAGGAGCGTAAGAAG CGTCTGGAGGAGATCATGAAGAGGACTCGGAAGTCAGAAGCTGCTGAAACCAAG AAGCCGGACAGAAAGGAGGCAAACACCAATAATTCTAGCCCAG ACCCTGTGAAAGCCGGAGAGCCTCGATCCCCAGGGCTGCAGAAGGAGGCTATGCAGAAAGAGGAGCTAGCCCCCCAGGAGCCTCAGTGGAG CTTGCCAAGCAAGGAGTCCCCGGGGCCCCTGGTGAATGGCCTGCAGCCTCTCCCAGCACACCAGGAGAACGGCTACTCCCCCAAGGGACCCACTGGTGACAAGAGTCTAGGCCGAACAGCAGAGGCACTCCTGCCCTTCGCAGAAACAGAAGCCTTCCTCAAGAAAGCTGTGGTGCAGCCCCCACAGGTCACAG AAGTCCTTTAA
- the MAP7D1 gene encoding MAP7 domain-containing protein 1 isoform X4: MENGPQAEPGAGAPSAVAARSPPEPRPSPEGDPSPPPPPPPSISALIPDTPPDTPPAMKNATHSKQLPLEPERPPGPLGPRPAPQQEESPFSEVKIRRPTPPATGPRDSRPPRRSSQPSPTAGPASDSPSAKQDVKKAGERHKLAKERREERAKYLAAKKAVWLEKEEKAKALREKQLQERRRRLEEQRIKAEQRRAALEERQRQKLEKNKERYEAAIQRSVKKTWAEIRQQRWSWAGALHHSSPGRKTNRSLQLSAWESSIVDRLMTPTLSFLARSRSAVTLPRNGRDQGRGSGPGRAPTRGRAGASLTCGPHPDHAHPSAAVPVCPRSASASPLMPPCSAPRSSMHRCTPSSGERGERRKPSSVGSPAPAHRRPQASPVQKKEKKDKERENEKEKSALARERNLKKRQSLPASPRPRLSAGAASELSPKSKARPSSPSTSWHRPASPCPSPGPNHALPPKPPSPRGTTASPKGRVRRKDEAKENPSAAGHEDKNQSKGKASEEKEPAVPSSPAPSPVPSPTPAQPQKEQPTADIPADTAVLTSAPVAVSPATPSKPMAGTTDREEATRLLAEKRRQAREQREREEQERKLQAERDKRMREEQLALEAEARAEREAEARRREEQEAREKAQAEQEEQERLQKQKEEAEARSREEAERQRLEREKHFQREEQERQERKKRLEEIMKRTRKSEAAETKKPDRKEANTNNSSPDPVKAGEPRSPGLQKEAMQKEELAPQEPQWSLPSKESPGPLVNGLQPLPAHQENGYSPKGPTGDKSLGRTAEALLPFAETEAFLKKAVVQPPQVTEVL, translated from the exons ATGGAGAACGGCCCACAAGCAGAGCCGGGTGCCGGCGCACCCTCAG CTGTGGCAGCCAGGAGCCCCCCAGAGCCAAGACCTTCTCCAGAGGGTgacccctcaccaccaccaccgccgccGCCATCGATATCAGCCCTCATCCCAGACACTCCCCCGGATACCCCTCCAGCCATGAAGAATGCCACTCACTCTAAGCAGCTCCCACTGGAACCAGAACGCCCCCCAGGGCCACTCGGGCCTAGACCAGCCCCTCAGCAGGAAGAGTCCCCTTTCTCAGAAGTGAAGATCAGGAGACCCACCCCACCAGCCACAGGCCCGCGGGATTCCAGGCCTCCTCGGAGGAGCAGCCAGCCATCCCCAACGGCAGGTCCAGCCTCTGACAGCCCTTCTGCCAAACAAG ATGTgaagaaggcaggagagagacaCAAGCTGGCAAAGGAGCGGCGAGAAGAGCGGGCCAAGTACCTGG CGGCCAAGAAGGCAGTATggctggagaaggaggagaaggccAAAGCACTGCGGGAGAAGCAGCTCCAGGAGCGCCGGCGGCGGCTGGAGGAGCAGCGGATCAAAGCCGAGCAGCGCCGAGCGGCTCTGGAGGAGCGGCAGCGACAGAAGCTCGAGAAAAACAAG GAGCGCTATGAAGCAGCCATCCAGCGGTCagtgaagaaaacatgggcagaaaTCCGGCAGCAGCGCTGGTCCTGGGCAGGGGCCCTGCACCACAGCTCCCCAGGACGTAAGACCA ATCGAAGCCTACAGCTGAGTGCTTGGGAGAGCAGCATCGTGGACCGTCTCATGACGcccaccctctccttcctggCACGGAGTCGCAGTGCAGTCACACTGCCCCGCAATGGCCGGGACCAGGGTAGGGGCAGCGGCCCTGGGAGAGCCCCCACAAGGGGCCGGGCAGGGGCCAGCCTCACGTGTGGGCCACATCCCGACCACGCTCATCCCTCTGCAGCCGTGCCGGTGTGCCCGCGCTCGGCCTCTGCCAGCCCCCTGATGCCGCCATGCAGCGCCCCCCGCAGCAGCATGCACCGCTGCACCCCCTCCTCCGGGGAGCGTGGGGAGCGCCGCAAGCCCAGCTCAGTGGgcagccctgcccccgcccaccGCAGGCCCCAGGCCTCCCCG GtgcagaaaaaggagaagaaggacaAGGAGCGGGAAAATGAGAAGGAGAAGAGTGCTCTGGCCCGGGAGCGCAACCTTAAGAAGCGTCAGTCACTGCCTGCCTCTCCACGCCCGCGCCTCTCTGCTGGTGCAGCCTCTGAACTCAG tCCCAAGTCTAAGGCCCGGCCGTCCTCTCCCTCCACATCCTGGCAcaggcctgcctctccctgccccagcccgggGCCCAACCATGCTCTGCCCCCAAAACCACCATCCCCCCGAGGCACCACTGCATCACCCAAGGGGCGGGTTCGGAGGAAGGATGAGGCAAAGGAGAACCCCAGTGCGGCAGGACACGAGGACAAGAACCAGAGCAAGGGCAAGGCCAGCGAAGAGAAGGAGCCTGCAGtcccatcctcaccagcaccctCACCTGTGccctcacccaccccagcccagccccagaagGAACAGCCCACAGCCGACATCCCTGCAG ATACTGCTGTCCTGACCTCAGCCCCAGTGGCCGTCTCCCCAGCCACCCCTAGCAAACCCATGGCCGGCACCACAGACCGAGAAGAGGCTACGCGGCTCCTGGCTGAGAAGCGGCGCCAGGCTCGTGAGCAGCGGGAGCGCGAGGAACAGGAGCGGAAGCTGCAGGCCGAAAGGGACAA GCGAATGCGAGAGGAGCAGCTGGCTCTGGAGGCTGAGGCCCGGgctgagagggaggcagaggcccgGAGGCGGGAGGAGCAGGAGGCCCGAGAAAAGGCGCAGGCcgagcaggaggagcaggagcgGCTGCAGAAGCAG AAAGAGGAGGCCGAAGCTCGGTCCCGGGAAGAGGCAGAACGGCAGCGTCTGGAGCGGGAAAAGCACTTCCAGCGGGAGGAGCAGGAGCGGCAGGAGCGTAAGAAG CGTCTGGAGGAGATCATGAAGAGGACTCGGAAGTCAGAAGCTGCTGAAACCAAG AAGCCGGACAGAAAGGAGGCAAACACCAATAATTCTAGCCCAG ACCCTGTGAAAGCCGGAGAGCCTCGATCCCCAGGGCTGCAGAAGGAGGCTATGCAGAAAGAGGAGCTAGCCCCCCAGGAGCCTCAGTGGAG CTTGCCAAGCAAGGAGTCCCCGGGGCCCCTGGTGAATGGCCTGCAGCCTCTCCCAGCACACCAGGAGAACGGCTACTCCCCCAAGGGACCCACTGGTGACAAGAGTCTAGGCCGAACAGCAGAGGCACTCCTGCCCTTCGCAGAAACAGAAGCCTTCCTCAAGAAAGCTGTGGTGCAGCCCCCACAGGTCACAG AAGTCCTTTAA
- the MAP7D1 gene encoding MAP7 domain-containing protein 1 isoform X7 produces MENGPQAEPGAGAPSAVAARSPPEPRPSPEGDPSPPPPPPPSISALIPDTPPDTPPAMKNATHSKQLPLEPERPPGPLGPRPAPQQEESPFSEVKIRRPTPPATGPRDSRPPRRSSQPSPTAGPASDSPSAKQDVKKAGERHKLAKERREERAKYLAAKKAVWLEKEEKAKALREKQLQERRRRLEEQRIKAEQRRAALEERQRQKLEKNKERYEAAIQRSVKKTWAEIRQQRWSWAGALHHSSPGHRSLQLSAWESSIVDRLMTPTLSFLARSRSAVTLPRNGRDQAVPVCPRSASASPLMPPCSAPRSSMHRCTPSSGERGERRKPSSVGSPAPAHRRPQASPVQKKEKKDKERENEKEKSALARERNLKKRQSLPASPRPRLSAGAASELSPKSKARPSSPSTSWHRPASPCPSPGPNHALPPKPPSPRGTTASPKGRVRRKDEAKENPSAAGHEDKNQSKGKASEEKEPAVPSSPAPSPVPSPTPAQPQKEQPTADIPADTAVLTSAPVAVSPATPSKPMAGTTDREEATRLLAEKRRQAREQREREEQERKLQAERDKRMREEQLALEAEARAEREAEARRREEQEAREKAQAEQEEQERLQKQKEEAEARSREEAERQRLEREKHFQREEQERQERKKRLEEIMKRTRKSEAAETKKPDRKEANTNNSSPDPVKAGEPRSPGLQKEAMQKEELAPQEPQWSLPSKESPGPLVNGLQPLPAHQENGYSPKGPTGDKSLGRTAEALLPFAETEAFLKKAVVQPPQVTEVL; encoded by the exons ATGGAGAACGGCCCACAAGCAGAGCCGGGTGCCGGCGCACCCTCAG CTGTGGCAGCCAGGAGCCCCCCAGAGCCAAGACCTTCTCCAGAGGGTgacccctcaccaccaccaccgccgccGCCATCGATATCAGCCCTCATCCCAGACACTCCCCCGGATACCCCTCCAGCCATGAAGAATGCCACTCACTCTAAGCAGCTCCCACTGGAACCAGAACGCCCCCCAGGGCCACTCGGGCCTAGACCAGCCCCTCAGCAGGAAGAGTCCCCTTTCTCAGAAGTGAAGATCAGGAGACCCACCCCACCAGCCACAGGCCCGCGGGATTCCAGGCCTCCTCGGAGGAGCAGCCAGCCATCCCCAACGGCAGGTCCAGCCTCTGACAGCCCTTCTGCCAAACAAG ATGTgaagaaggcaggagagagacaCAAGCTGGCAAAGGAGCGGCGAGAAGAGCGGGCCAAGTACCTGG CGGCCAAGAAGGCAGTATggctggagaaggaggagaaggccAAAGCACTGCGGGAGAAGCAGCTCCAGGAGCGCCGGCGGCGGCTGGAGGAGCAGCGGATCAAAGCCGAGCAGCGCCGAGCGGCTCTGGAGGAGCGGCAGCGACAGAAGCTCGAGAAAAACAAG GAGCGCTATGAAGCAGCCATCCAGCGGTCagtgaagaaaacatgggcagaaaTCCGGCAGCAGCGCTGGTCCTGGGCAGGGGCCCTGCACCACAGCTCCCCAGGAC ATCGAAGCCTACAGCTGAGTGCTTGGGAGAGCAGCATCGTGGACCGTCTCATGACGcccaccctctccttcctggCACGGAGTCGCAGTGCAGTCACACTGCCCCGCAATGGCCGGGACCAGG CCGTGCCGGTGTGCCCGCGCTCGGCCTCTGCCAGCCCCCTGATGCCGCCATGCAGCGCCCCCCGCAGCAGCATGCACCGCTGCACCCCCTCCTCCGGGGAGCGTGGGGAGCGCCGCAAGCCCAGCTCAGTGGgcagccctgcccccgcccaccGCAGGCCCCAGGCCTCCCCG GtgcagaaaaaggagaagaaggacaAGGAGCGGGAAAATGAGAAGGAGAAGAGTGCTCTGGCCCGGGAGCGCAACCTTAAGAAGCGTCAGTCACTGCCTGCCTCTCCACGCCCGCGCCTCTCTGCTGGTGCAGCCTCTGAACTCAG tCCCAAGTCTAAGGCCCGGCCGTCCTCTCCCTCCACATCCTGGCAcaggcctgcctctccctgccccagcccgggGCCCAACCATGCTCTGCCCCCAAAACCACCATCCCCCCGAGGCACCACTGCATCACCCAAGGGGCGGGTTCGGAGGAAGGATGAGGCAAAGGAGAACCCCAGTGCGGCAGGACACGAGGACAAGAACCAGAGCAAGGGCAAGGCCAGCGAAGAGAAGGAGCCTGCAGtcccatcctcaccagcaccctCACCTGTGccctcacccaccccagcccagccccagaagGAACAGCCCACAGCCGACATCCCTGCAG ATACTGCTGTCCTGACCTCAGCCCCAGTGGCCGTCTCCCCAGCCACCCCTAGCAAACCCATGGCCGGCACCACAGACCGAGAAGAGGCTACGCGGCTCCTGGCTGAGAAGCGGCGCCAGGCTCGTGAGCAGCGGGAGCGCGAGGAACAGGAGCGGAAGCTGCAGGCCGAAAGGGACAA GCGAATGCGAGAGGAGCAGCTGGCTCTGGAGGCTGAGGCCCGGgctgagagggaggcagaggcccgGAGGCGGGAGGAGCAGGAGGCCCGAGAAAAGGCGCAGGCcgagcaggaggagcaggagcgGCTGCAGAAGCAG AAAGAGGAGGCCGAAGCTCGGTCCCGGGAAGAGGCAGAACGGCAGCGTCTGGAGCGGGAAAAGCACTTCCAGCGGGAGGAGCAGGAGCGGCAGGAGCGTAAGAAG CGTCTGGAGGAGATCATGAAGAGGACTCGGAAGTCAGAAGCTGCTGAAACCAAG AAGCCGGACAGAAAGGAGGCAAACACCAATAATTCTAGCCCAG ACCCTGTGAAAGCCGGAGAGCCTCGATCCCCAGGGCTGCAGAAGGAGGCTATGCAGAAAGAGGAGCTAGCCCCCCAGGAGCCTCAGTGGAG CTTGCCAAGCAAGGAGTCCCCGGGGCCCCTGGTGAATGGCCTGCAGCCTCTCCCAGCACACCAGGAGAACGGCTACTCCCCCAAGGGACCCACTGGTGACAAGAGTCTAGGCCGAACAGCAGAGGCACTCCTGCCCTTCGCAGAAACAGAAGCCTTCCTCAAGAAAGCTGTGGTGCAGCCCCCACAGGTCACAG AAGTCCTTTAA